One Haemorhous mexicanus isolate bHaeMex1 chromosome 9, bHaeMex1.pri, whole genome shotgun sequence DNA segment encodes these proteins:
- the USP33 gene encoding ubiquitin carboxyl-terminal hydrolase 33 isoform X3, producing the protein MSSPSSNCPHLESVGEITKEELIQKSHGTCQDCKVRGPNLWACLENRCTYVGCGESHVDHSTTHSQETKHCLTVNLTTLRVWCYACSKEVFLDRKLGSHSPLPSTRLSHQAQENSVQDFKIPSNPTLKIPLAAVFDDLDIEVEEDELKTRGLTGLKNIGNTCYMNAALQALSNCPPLTHFFLDCGGLARTDKKPAICKSYLKLMTELWHKSRPGSVVPTGLFQGIKTVNPMFRGYSQQDAQEFLRCLMDLLHEELKEPVVELEDAQPMSVEESMEEDKSQSDLSFQPCESCGNCDKTENDTIFKPVLEDPAETTMLIQDDDNNSVTSKDWQKEKISSNKLKRASSMEDLEKDTNTASETTEFLNNQGTVKVQIHSRFSEYINDVHMNDISAAQTPSSAEGMNTRLSNSPPKSFPSCSSLAQVHKKVSTVSSPKRKKRKKYRSVISDIFDGTIISSVQCLTCDRLSVTLETFQDLSLPIPGKEDLAKLHSASHQTSLVKAGSCGEAYAPQGWIAFFMEYFKSWFWGPVVTLQDCLAAFFARDELKGDNMYSCGRCKKLRNGVKFCKVQKFPEILCIHLKRFRHELMFSTKIGTHVSFPLEGLDLQPFLAKDSPAQIVTYDLLSVICHHGTASSGHYIAYCRNNLNNLWYEFDDQSVTEVSESTVQNAEAYVLFYRKSSEEAQRERRRISGLLNMMEPSLLQFYVSRQWLNKFKTFAEPGPISNNDFLCMHGGVPPHKANFIEDLVVMLPQNIWDNLYSRYGGGPAVNHLYVCHTCQIESERIEKRRKNELEMFIRLNRAFQEEESPSTFYCISMHWFREWEGFVKGKDSDPPGPIDNAKIAVTKCGSTVLKQGADSGQISEETWNFLQSIYGGGPEIILRPPVPPVEPDILQTEDKIELETHGL; encoded by the exons ATGTCGTCACCCAGCAGCAATTGCCCACACCTGGAATCAGTTGGTGAGATAACAAAGGAGGAACTGATACAGAAATCTCAT GGCACTTGTCAGGACTGTAAAGTCAGAGGACCCAACCTCTGGGCATGCTTAGAG AACAGGTGTACGTATGTTGGCTGTGGTGAATCCCATGTTGATCACAGTACCACCCATTCCCAG GAGACAAAGCACTGTCTAACTGTCAACCTTACTACTCTCCGTGTTTGGTGTTACGCCTGTAGTAAGGAAGTATTCCTGGACAGAAAATTAGGATCTCATTCTCCACTACCAAGTACAAGATTGTCTCATCAAGCACAAGAAAACAGCGTGCAG gATTTTAAAATACCCAGTAATCCCACACTGAAGATTCCATTAGCAGCTGTATTTGATGACTTAGATATAGAAGTGGAAGAAGATGAATTGAAGACCAGAg gtctaacaggattaaaaaatattggaaaCACTTGTTACATGAATGCAGCTTTACAAGCTCTTTCCAACTG CCCACCTTTGACGCACTTTTTTCTTGACTGCGGGGGCTTAGCCCGAACAGATAAGAAACCTGCAATTTGTAAAAGTTACCTCAAGCTGATGACAGAACTCTGGCACAAAAGCAG gCCTGGATCTGTTGTTCCTACTGGTTTATTTCAAGGAATTAAAACTGTTAATCCAATGTTTCGAGGCTACTCTCAACAG GATGCACAAGAATTTTTGCGTTGTCTCATGGATTTGCTTCATGAGGAACTTAAAGAACCAGTTGTAGAACTGGAAGATGCCCAGCCTATGAGTGTTGAAGAGAGTATGGAAGAAGATAAGAGCCAGTCAGACTTAAGCTTTCAGCCCTGTGAATCCTGTGGTAACTGtgataaaacagaaaatgacACAATTTTCAAACCTGTCTTAGAGGATCCTGCAGAAACAACCATGTTAATTCAGGATGATGATAACAATTCAGTCACTTCCAAAGactggcagaaagaaaaaatatcaagCAACAAACTTAAACGGGCAAGTTCTATGGAAGACTTGGAAAAAGACACAAACACTGCTTCAGAGAccactgaatttttaaataaccAAGGAACTGTCAAAGTACAGATACACAGCAGATTCTCAG AATACATCAATGATGTTCACATGAATGACATATCTGCTGCCCAAACACCATCCTCAGCTGAAGGGATGAATACACGCTTATCAAACAGTCCTCCAAAATCATTCCCATCGTGCTCTTCACTGGCACAAGTCCACAAAAAAG TTTCAACGGTATCGTCACCAAAAAGGAAGAAGCGCAAGAAGTACAGGAGTGTTATCTCTGATATATTTGATGGGACTATAATAAGTTCAGTCCAGTGCTTGACCTGTGATCGG cTGTCTGTAACCCTGGAGACCTTTCAGGATCTGTCCTTGCCTATTCCAGGTAAGGAAGATCTTGCTAAACTCCATTCTGCAAGTCATCAGACATCTCTAGTCAAGGCCGGGTCATGTGGAGAAGCATATGCCCCCCAGGGATGGATAGCCTTTTTTATGGAATACTTCAAAAG ctggttttggggtccaGTTGTAACCTTACAAGATTGTCTTGCTGCCTTTTTCGCCAGAGATGAGCTCAAGG GTGATAACATGTACAGCTGTGGAAGGTGTAAAAA GTTAAGAAATGGAGTGAAATTCTGCAAAGTGCAAAAATTTCCTGAG ATTCTGTGCATTCATCTCAAAAGATTTAGACATGAACTCATGTTTTCCACAAAAATTGGGACCCATGTGTCCTTTCCCTTGGAAGGCCTTGAtcttcagcctttccttgcaAAGGACAGTCCAGCTCAAATCGTGACTTACGATCTGCTGTCTGTCATCTGCCACCATGGAACTGCCAGCA GTGGACATTATATAGCTTATTGTCGCAACAATTTAAATAACTTGTGGTATGAATTCGATGACCAGAGTGTCACAGAAGTATCAGAATCCACAGTGCAAAATGCAGAAGCTTATGTTCTCTTCTACAG AAAGAGCAGTgaagaagcacagagagagagacGGAGGATATCAGGGCTACTGAATATGATGGAACCAAGTCTTCTGCAGTTCTATGTTTCCAGGCAGTGGTTAAATAAATTCAAGACTTTTGCAGAGCCAGGACCAATTTCAAATAATGACTTTCTCTGTATGCATGGAG GTGTTCCTCCACACAAAGCTAACTTCATAGAGGACCTCGTTGTAATGCTACCTCAGAATATATGGGACAATCTGTATAGCAG ATACGGAGGAGGACCAGCTGTTAACCATCTGTATGTTTGTCACACCTGCCAAATAGAGTCTGAAAGAattgaaaaaagaaggaaaaatgaattGGAAATGTTTATACGG ctTAATAGAgcattccaagaagaagaatctCCATCAACCTTTTACTGCATCAGCATGCACTGGTTCAGAGAATGGGAAGGCTTTGTAAAGGGTAAAGACAGTG ATCCTCCTGGCCCCATTGATAATGCTAAGATTGCAGTAACAAAATGTGGCAGCACTGTGCTAAAACAAG GTGCAGATTCTGGACAAATATCAGAAGAAACATGGAATTTCCTTCAGTCAATATATGGTGGAGGTCCAGAGATTATACTCAGACCACCTGTTCCTCCAGTAGAACCTGATATATTGCAAACAGAAGATAAGATTGAATTAGAAACTCATGGTCTGTAG
- the USP33 gene encoding ubiquitin carboxyl-terminal hydrolase 33 isoform X2, which produces MSSPSSNCPHLESVGEITKEELIQKSHGTCQDCKVRGPNLWACLENRCTYVGCGESHVDHSTTHSQETKHCLTVNLTTLRVWCYACSKEVFLDRKLGSHSPLPSTRLSHQAQENSVQDFKIPSNPTLKIPLAAVFDDLDIEVEEDELKTRGLTGLKNIGNTCYMNAALQALSNCPPLTHFFLDCGGLARTDKKPAICKSYLKLMTELWHKSRPGSVVPTGLFQGIKTVNPMFRGYSQQDAQEFLRCLMDLLHEELKEPVVELEDAQPMSVEESMEEDKSQSDLSFQPCESCGNCDKTENDTIFKPVLEDPAETTMLIQDDDNNSVTSKDWQKEKISSNKLKRASSMEDLEKDTNTASETTEFLNNQGTVKVQIHSRFSEYINDVHMNDISAAQTPSSAEGMNTRLSNSPPKSFPSCSSLAQVHKKVSTVSSPKRKKRKKYRSVISDIFDGTIISSVQCLTCDRLSVTLETFQDLSLPIPGKEDLAKLHSASHQTSLVKAGSCGEAYAPQGWIAFFMEYFKRFVVSCVPSWFWGPVVTLQDCLAAFFARDELKGDNMYSCGRCKKLRNGVKFCKVQKFPEILCIHLKRFRHELMFSTKIGTHVSFPLEGLDLQPFLAKDSPAQIVTYDLLSVICHHGTASSGHYIAYCRNNLNNLWYEFDDQSVTEVSESTVQNAEAYVLFYRKSSEEAQRERRRISGLLNMMEPSLLQFYVSRQWLNKFKTFAEPGPISNNDFLCMHGGVPPHKANFIEDLVVMLPQNIWDNLYSRYGGGPAVNHLYVCHTCQIESERIEKRRKNELEMFIRLNRAFQEEESPSTFYCISMHWFREWEGFVKGKDSDPPGPIDNAKIAVTKCGSTVLKQGADSGQISEETWNFLQSIYGGGPEIILRPPVPPVEPDILQTEDKIELETHGL; this is translated from the exons ATGTCGTCACCCAGCAGCAATTGCCCACACCTGGAATCAGTTGGTGAGATAACAAAGGAGGAACTGATACAGAAATCTCAT GGCACTTGTCAGGACTGTAAAGTCAGAGGACCCAACCTCTGGGCATGCTTAGAG AACAGGTGTACGTATGTTGGCTGTGGTGAATCCCATGTTGATCACAGTACCACCCATTCCCAG GAGACAAAGCACTGTCTAACTGTCAACCTTACTACTCTCCGTGTTTGGTGTTACGCCTGTAGTAAGGAAGTATTCCTGGACAGAAAATTAGGATCTCATTCTCCACTACCAAGTACAAGATTGTCTCATCAAGCACAAGAAAACAGCGTGCAG gATTTTAAAATACCCAGTAATCCCACACTGAAGATTCCATTAGCAGCTGTATTTGATGACTTAGATATAGAAGTGGAAGAAGATGAATTGAAGACCAGAg gtctaacaggattaaaaaatattggaaaCACTTGTTACATGAATGCAGCTTTACAAGCTCTTTCCAACTG CCCACCTTTGACGCACTTTTTTCTTGACTGCGGGGGCTTAGCCCGAACAGATAAGAAACCTGCAATTTGTAAAAGTTACCTCAAGCTGATGACAGAACTCTGGCACAAAAGCAG gCCTGGATCTGTTGTTCCTACTGGTTTATTTCAAGGAATTAAAACTGTTAATCCAATGTTTCGAGGCTACTCTCAACAG GATGCACAAGAATTTTTGCGTTGTCTCATGGATTTGCTTCATGAGGAACTTAAAGAACCAGTTGTAGAACTGGAAGATGCCCAGCCTATGAGTGTTGAAGAGAGTATGGAAGAAGATAAGAGCCAGTCAGACTTAAGCTTTCAGCCCTGTGAATCCTGTGGTAACTGtgataaaacagaaaatgacACAATTTTCAAACCTGTCTTAGAGGATCCTGCAGAAACAACCATGTTAATTCAGGATGATGATAACAATTCAGTCACTTCCAAAGactggcagaaagaaaaaatatcaagCAACAAACTTAAACGGGCAAGTTCTATGGAAGACTTGGAAAAAGACACAAACACTGCTTCAGAGAccactgaatttttaaataaccAAGGAACTGTCAAAGTACAGATACACAGCAGATTCTCAG AATACATCAATGATGTTCACATGAATGACATATCTGCTGCCCAAACACCATCCTCAGCTGAAGGGATGAATACACGCTTATCAAACAGTCCTCCAAAATCATTCCCATCGTGCTCTTCACTGGCACAAGTCCACAAAAAAG TTTCAACGGTATCGTCACCAAAAAGGAAGAAGCGCAAGAAGTACAGGAGTGTTATCTCTGATATATTTGATGGGACTATAATAAGTTCAGTCCAGTGCTTGACCTGTGATCGG cTGTCTGTAACCCTGGAGACCTTTCAGGATCTGTCCTTGCCTATTCCAGGTAAGGAAGATCTTGCTAAACTCCATTCTGCAAGTCATCAGACATCTCTAGTCAAGGCCGGGTCATGTGGAGAAGCATATGCCCCCCAGGGATGGATAGCCTTTTTTATGGAATACTTCAAAAG GTTTGTTGTCTCATGTGTTCCtagctggttttggggtccaGTTGTAACCTTACAAGATTGTCTTGCTGCCTTTTTCGCCAGAGATGAGCTCAAGG GTGATAACATGTACAGCTGTGGAAGGTGTAAAAA GTTAAGAAATGGAGTGAAATTCTGCAAAGTGCAAAAATTTCCTGAG ATTCTGTGCATTCATCTCAAAAGATTTAGACATGAACTCATGTTTTCCACAAAAATTGGGACCCATGTGTCCTTTCCCTTGGAAGGCCTTGAtcttcagcctttccttgcaAAGGACAGTCCAGCTCAAATCGTGACTTACGATCTGCTGTCTGTCATCTGCCACCATGGAACTGCCAGCA GTGGACATTATATAGCTTATTGTCGCAACAATTTAAATAACTTGTGGTATGAATTCGATGACCAGAGTGTCACAGAAGTATCAGAATCCACAGTGCAAAATGCAGAAGCTTATGTTCTCTTCTACAG AAAGAGCAGTgaagaagcacagagagagagacGGAGGATATCAGGGCTACTGAATATGATGGAACCAAGTCTTCTGCAGTTCTATGTTTCCAGGCAGTGGTTAAATAAATTCAAGACTTTTGCAGAGCCAGGACCAATTTCAAATAATGACTTTCTCTGTATGCATGGAG GTGTTCCTCCACACAAAGCTAACTTCATAGAGGACCTCGTTGTAATGCTACCTCAGAATATATGGGACAATCTGTATAGCAG ATACGGAGGAGGACCAGCTGTTAACCATCTGTATGTTTGTCACACCTGCCAAATAGAGTCTGAAAGAattgaaaaaagaaggaaaaatgaattGGAAATGTTTATACGG ctTAATAGAgcattccaagaagaagaatctCCATCAACCTTTTACTGCATCAGCATGCACTGGTTCAGAGAATGGGAAGGCTTTGTAAAGGGTAAAGACAGTG ATCCTCCTGGCCCCATTGATAATGCTAAGATTGCAGTAACAAAATGTGGCAGCACTGTGCTAAAACAAG GTGCAGATTCTGGACAAATATCAGAAGAAACATGGAATTTCCTTCAGTCAATATATGGTGGAGGTCCAGAGATTATACTCAGACCACCTGTTCCTCCAGTAGAACCTGATATATTGCAAACAGAAGATAAGATTGAATTAGAAACTCATGGTCTGTAG
- the USP33 gene encoding ubiquitin carboxyl-terminal hydrolase 33 isoform X1 — protein MSSPSSNCPHLESVGEITKEELIQKSHGTCQDCKVRGPNLWACLENRCTYVGCGESHVDHSTTHSQETKHCLTVNLTTLRVWCYACSKEVFLDRKLGSHSPLPSTRLSHQAQENSVQDFKIPSNPTLKIPLAAVFDDLDIEVEEDELKTRGLTGLKNIGNTCYMNAALQALSNCPPLTHFFLDCGGLARTDKKPAICKSYLKLMTELWHKSRPGSVVPTGLFQGIKTVNPMFRGYSQQDAQEFLRCLMDLLHEELKEPVVELEDAQPMSVEESMEEDKSQSDLSFQPCESCGNCDKTENDTIFKPVLEDPAETTMLIQDDDNNSVTSKDWQKEKISSNKLKRASSMEDLEKDTNTASETTEFLNNQGTVKVQIHSRFSEYINDVHMNDISAAQTPSSAEGMNTRLSNSPPKSFPSCSSLAQVHKKVSTVSSPKRKKRKKYRSVISDIFDGTIISSVQCLTCDRLSVTLETFQDLSLPIPGKEDLAKLHSASHQTSLVKAGSCGEAYAPQGWIAFFMEYFKRCFRFVVSCVPSWFWGPVVTLQDCLAAFFARDELKGDNMYSCGRCKKLRNGVKFCKVQKFPEILCIHLKRFRHELMFSTKIGTHVSFPLEGLDLQPFLAKDSPAQIVTYDLLSVICHHGTASSGHYIAYCRNNLNNLWYEFDDQSVTEVSESTVQNAEAYVLFYRKSSEEAQRERRRISGLLNMMEPSLLQFYVSRQWLNKFKTFAEPGPISNNDFLCMHGGVPPHKANFIEDLVVMLPQNIWDNLYSRYGGGPAVNHLYVCHTCQIESERIEKRRKNELEMFIRLNRAFQEEESPSTFYCISMHWFREWEGFVKGKDSDPPGPIDNAKIAVTKCGSTVLKQGADSGQISEETWNFLQSIYGGGPEIILRPPVPPVEPDILQTEDKIELETHGL, from the exons ATGTCGTCACCCAGCAGCAATTGCCCACACCTGGAATCAGTTGGTGAGATAACAAAGGAGGAACTGATACAGAAATCTCAT GGCACTTGTCAGGACTGTAAAGTCAGAGGACCCAACCTCTGGGCATGCTTAGAG AACAGGTGTACGTATGTTGGCTGTGGTGAATCCCATGTTGATCACAGTACCACCCATTCCCAG GAGACAAAGCACTGTCTAACTGTCAACCTTACTACTCTCCGTGTTTGGTGTTACGCCTGTAGTAAGGAAGTATTCCTGGACAGAAAATTAGGATCTCATTCTCCACTACCAAGTACAAGATTGTCTCATCAAGCACAAGAAAACAGCGTGCAG gATTTTAAAATACCCAGTAATCCCACACTGAAGATTCCATTAGCAGCTGTATTTGATGACTTAGATATAGAAGTGGAAGAAGATGAATTGAAGACCAGAg gtctaacaggattaaaaaatattggaaaCACTTGTTACATGAATGCAGCTTTACAAGCTCTTTCCAACTG CCCACCTTTGACGCACTTTTTTCTTGACTGCGGGGGCTTAGCCCGAACAGATAAGAAACCTGCAATTTGTAAAAGTTACCTCAAGCTGATGACAGAACTCTGGCACAAAAGCAG gCCTGGATCTGTTGTTCCTACTGGTTTATTTCAAGGAATTAAAACTGTTAATCCAATGTTTCGAGGCTACTCTCAACAG GATGCACAAGAATTTTTGCGTTGTCTCATGGATTTGCTTCATGAGGAACTTAAAGAACCAGTTGTAGAACTGGAAGATGCCCAGCCTATGAGTGTTGAAGAGAGTATGGAAGAAGATAAGAGCCAGTCAGACTTAAGCTTTCAGCCCTGTGAATCCTGTGGTAACTGtgataaaacagaaaatgacACAATTTTCAAACCTGTCTTAGAGGATCCTGCAGAAACAACCATGTTAATTCAGGATGATGATAACAATTCAGTCACTTCCAAAGactggcagaaagaaaaaatatcaagCAACAAACTTAAACGGGCAAGTTCTATGGAAGACTTGGAAAAAGACACAAACACTGCTTCAGAGAccactgaatttttaaataaccAAGGAACTGTCAAAGTACAGATACACAGCAGATTCTCAG AATACATCAATGATGTTCACATGAATGACATATCTGCTGCCCAAACACCATCCTCAGCTGAAGGGATGAATACACGCTTATCAAACAGTCCTCCAAAATCATTCCCATCGTGCTCTTCACTGGCACAAGTCCACAAAAAAG TTTCAACGGTATCGTCACCAAAAAGGAAGAAGCGCAAGAAGTACAGGAGTGTTATCTCTGATATATTTGATGGGACTATAATAAGTTCAGTCCAGTGCTTGACCTGTGATCGG cTGTCTGTAACCCTGGAGACCTTTCAGGATCTGTCCTTGCCTATTCCAGGTAAGGAAGATCTTGCTAAACTCCATTCTGCAAGTCATCAGACATCTCTAGTCAAGGCCGGGTCATGTGGAGAAGCATATGCCCCCCAGGGATGGATAGCCTTTTTTATGGAATACTTCAAAAG ATGTTTCAGGTTTGTTGTCTCATGTGTTCCtagctggttttggggtccaGTTGTAACCTTACAAGATTGTCTTGCTGCCTTTTTCGCCAGAGATGAGCTCAAGG GTGATAACATGTACAGCTGTGGAAGGTGTAAAAA GTTAAGAAATGGAGTGAAATTCTGCAAAGTGCAAAAATTTCCTGAG ATTCTGTGCATTCATCTCAAAAGATTTAGACATGAACTCATGTTTTCCACAAAAATTGGGACCCATGTGTCCTTTCCCTTGGAAGGCCTTGAtcttcagcctttccttgcaAAGGACAGTCCAGCTCAAATCGTGACTTACGATCTGCTGTCTGTCATCTGCCACCATGGAACTGCCAGCA GTGGACATTATATAGCTTATTGTCGCAACAATTTAAATAACTTGTGGTATGAATTCGATGACCAGAGTGTCACAGAAGTATCAGAATCCACAGTGCAAAATGCAGAAGCTTATGTTCTCTTCTACAG AAAGAGCAGTgaagaagcacagagagagagacGGAGGATATCAGGGCTACTGAATATGATGGAACCAAGTCTTCTGCAGTTCTATGTTTCCAGGCAGTGGTTAAATAAATTCAAGACTTTTGCAGAGCCAGGACCAATTTCAAATAATGACTTTCTCTGTATGCATGGAG GTGTTCCTCCACACAAAGCTAACTTCATAGAGGACCTCGTTGTAATGCTACCTCAGAATATATGGGACAATCTGTATAGCAG ATACGGAGGAGGACCAGCTGTTAACCATCTGTATGTTTGTCACACCTGCCAAATAGAGTCTGAAAGAattgaaaaaagaaggaaaaatgaattGGAAATGTTTATACGG ctTAATAGAgcattccaagaagaagaatctCCATCAACCTTTTACTGCATCAGCATGCACTGGTTCAGAGAATGGGAAGGCTTTGTAAAGGGTAAAGACAGTG ATCCTCCTGGCCCCATTGATAATGCTAAGATTGCAGTAACAAAATGTGGCAGCACTGTGCTAAAACAAG GTGCAGATTCTGGACAAATATCAGAAGAAACATGGAATTTCCTTCAGTCAATATATGGTGGAGGTCCAGAGATTATACTCAGACCACCTGTTCCTCCAGTAGAACCTGATATATTGCAAACAGAAGATAAGATTGAATTAGAAACTCATGGTCTGTAG